Proteins from a single region of Corylus avellana chromosome ca11, CavTom2PMs-1.0:
- the LOC132165330 gene encoding zinc finger CCCH domain-containing protein 38 codes for MSGSGRKRSSKWDLREERHFEPKNVADDCWPGKAGISFHDKELEPGWLSPEVAGSNNSKLYDLEANDLLKSKRDLGLASGEPLPRSRGSLKDNSFNKGRSRNWEPTVAWEDGDGSYSTKMSPGLDEWRQQSRSHSPKNGWTRSLRGRSRSSRSRSRSRSPIRGIRRESGFHERSRSRGASTQLCKDFLAGRCRRGNHCQFLHQGNQHYEDSRESRHSKDGDSKYSSPRDTRDYTSRVGRSTTYCTEFMRGKCWRGASCRYAHDGSSDGFSKGSGNDVIRERESHRNRDISFERGGEPEHRRGRDVPCKFFAVGNCRNGKYCRFSHHGQAGVSPDGRSRDDRLGLRHNSDDVDRSWDGPKWSEWGDPVSVSDATRSGDNNEKLGTPEPRFSAWSMDDTRWGHGLDKEKKTGGDPTVGHKAGVSNEKAGNPWMEENAGVSMGVSESRGAEKWLGDMDMSPDWNYSVQSANPVVKQEHGHATQASQSLGPYDTSSVTRGQDITQEASVRMHDALPIINEKSYFQHNHNLMENGAIVLSRDDKNAVEKPVGSCIDLNFSANITPGQFFDQNGRSLSSLPLSNISSVGQNQVATPTAPSRGGTIKYQQNVAFSPEGKSLIKPDIVDVSTSQLNPGIPPSQSVVSGDQLTHFTKLRTSLAQLLGDGQQIPQLYASLNSRNSLDIPSFAKSEASVQPVLASFIQPDPAIGSQQYDPICDSIESKKPDSSKNHLGFPPTPTGQKSSLDGKSEMPFKNMSPSSFPGGQNGSDFHRTGISEEPNHKSHQTNQLETGAIGEVVMENNGFGAEESKKAREGSQNAEEDGPLENADGDAGVDEGKKSKDVKGIRAFKFALVEFVKELLKPTWKEGQISKDAYKTIVKKVVDKVTSTMQAANIPQTEEKIDHYLSSSKPKLTKLVQAYVEKTQKS; via the exons ATGAGTGGCAGTGGCAGAAAACGTAGTTCTAAGTGGGATTTGAGAGAAGAGCGTCACTTTGAACCCAAAAATGTAGCAGATGATTGTTGGCCTGGAAAAGCAGGTATCTCTTTTCATGATAAAGAATTAGAACCTGGATGGCTCTCTCCAGAAGTTGCTGGTAGTAATAATTCAAAGTTATATGATCTGGAGGCGAATGATTTGCTAAAGTCGAAGCGTGATTTGGGATTGGCATCTGGAGAACCTTTGCCAAGAAGCAGAGGTTCACTTAAGGATAATAGCTTCAATAAAGGCCGCAGCAGAAATTGGGAACCCACTGTGGCATGGGAGGATGGAGATGGAAGTTACAGCACAAAAATGTCTCCTGGCCTTGATGAATGGAGACAGCAAAGTCGTAGTCACTCCCCTAAAAATGGTTGGACCAGGTCACTCAG GGGTCGGAGTAGAAGTAGCAGGAGCCGGAGCAGGAGTAGAAGCCCTATTCGAGGCATTAGGCGGGAATCAGGATTCCATGAGAGAAGTAGAAGCAGAGGAGCATCAACTCAATTATGTAAAGATTTTCTCGCTGGGAGATGCAGGAGAGGCAATCATTGCCAGTTTCTTCACCAGGGTAATCAACATTATGAGGATAGCAGGGAAAGTAGACACAGTAAAGATGGAGATTCAAAATATTCCTCTCCACGTGATACTAGGGACTATACATCAAGGGTAGGAAGATCTACTACATATTGTACCGAGTTTATGAGAGGAAAGTGTTGGAGGGGGGCATCTTGCAGGTATGCCCATGATGGTTCTTCTGATGGTTTCAGTAAAGGGTCTGGAAATGATGTCATTAGAGAAAGGGAAAGTCATAGGAATAGAGATATATCTTTTGAGCGCGGTGGTGAGCCTGAACACCGCAGGGGTCGTGATGTTCCTTGTAAATTCTTTGCTGTGGGAAATTGTCGTAATGGGAAATATTGCCGGTTTTCTCATCATGGTCAGGCAGGTGTAAGTCCTGATGGAAGGTCACGAGACGATAGGTTGGGGCTGCGTCACAATTCAGATGATGTGGATCGGTCATGGGATGGACCAAAATGGAGTGAATGGGGTGATCCAGTTAGTGTCTCAGATGCTACAAGAAGTGGGGACAATAATGAAAAATTGGGTACCCCAGAACCAAGGTTCAGTGCTTGGTCCATGGATGATACTAGATGGGGCCATGGTTTggacaaagagaagaaaactgGTGGCGATCCCACAGTTGGTCATAAAGCAGGTGTGAGCAATGAGAAGGCCGGGAACCCGTGGATGGAAGAAAATGCTGGTGTTAGCATGGGTGTTTCTGAATCAAGAGGTGCTGAGAAATGGCTCGGTGATATGGACATGTCACCTGATTGGAATTATAGCGTACAGTCTGCGAACCCCGTTGTGAAACAAGAGCATGGTCACGCTACACAGGCTTCACAATCTCTTGGTCCGTATGATACATCTTCAGTGACTCGGGGACAGGATATAACTCAAGAGGCGTCAGTTCGGATGCATGATGCGCTAccaataataaatgaaaaatcttatttcCAACATAACCACAATTTGATGGAGAATGGTGCTATTGTATTGTCACGTGATGATAAAAATGCAGTTGAAAAACCTGTTGGTTCGTGCATTGATCTAAATTTTTCTGCCAATATCACGCCAGGACAATTCTTTGACCAAAACGGCCGGAGTTTGAGCTCCTTACCTCTTTCAAATATAAGTTCTGTTGGACAAAATCAAGTGGCAACACCCACTGCCCCTTCAAGAGGAGGAACTATTAAATATCAGCAAAATGTGGCATTTTCTCCAGAGGGAAAATCACTCATCAAACCAGACATTGTGGATGTCAGTACATCACAATTAAATCCTGGAATTCCTCCTAGTCAGAGCGTGGTAAGTGGCGATCAGCTCACCCATTTTACCAAACTAAGAACCTCTCTGGCTCAGTTACTTGGAGATGGACAACAGATTCCACAACTTTATGCTTCTCTAAACTCCCGTAATTCATTGGATATTCCTTCCTTTGCCAAGTCTGAAGCTTCTGTTCAGCCAGTTTTGGCATCATTCATTCAGCCAGATCCAGCCATTGGATCCCAGCAGTATGATCCTATATGTGATAGCATAGAGTCTAAGAAGCCTGACAGTAGTAAGAATCATTTAGGCTTTCCACCAACTCCAACTGGGCAGAAAAGTTCTCTAGATGGAAAATCAGAAATGCCATTTAAAAACATGTCCCCATCATCTTTTCCTGGTGGACAAAATGGCAGTGATTTTCATAGGACTGGCATTTCAGAAGAACCAAATCACAAGAGCCATCAGACAAATCAGCTGGAGACAGGTGCAATCGGTGAGGTTGTTATGGAAAATAATGGATTTGGGGCTGAGGAAAGCAAGAAAGCACGAGAGGGGAGCCAAAATGCCGAAGAGGATGGTCCTTTGGAGAATGCTGATGGAGATGCTGGAGTGGATGAGGGCAAGAAAAGCAAAGATGTGAAAGGTATTCGTGCATTTAAATTTGCACTTGTGGAGTTTGTTAAGGAACTACTAAAACCCACATGGAAGGAAGGCCAAATCAGCAAAGATGCTTACAAGACTATAGTGAAGAAGGTAGTCGACAAAGTGACCAGTACCATGCAAGCTGCTAATATCCCTCAGACAGAAGAGAAAATTGACCATTATTTGTCATCTTCAAAACCAAAACTTACCAAATTAGTGCAG GCATACGTGGAAAAAACTCAGAAGAGCTAA
- the LOC132166684 gene encoding transcription factor HEC3, with protein sequence MDINHTHHNTWDFQLPIEEQIPYNSLWPNPALQTHQAPPPASSTNVFPVMTQFEEEEEGEADEELGAMKEMMYKIAAMQPVDIDPATIQKPKRRNVRISDDPQSVAARHRRERISEKIRILQRLVPGGTKMDTASMLDEAIRYVKFLKRQIRLLQSTQQHPQGSNGGFVPGFTYGGN encoded by the coding sequence ATGGACATCAACCACACCCACCATAACACTTGGGATTTCCAGCTCCCCATCGAAGAACAAATTCCCTATAATTCCCTTTGGCCAAATCCCGCTCTCCAAACCCATCAAGCTCCGCCGCCAGCCTCCTCCACAAATGTATTTCCTGTAATGACCCAgttcgaagaagaagaagaaggagaggcAGATGAGGAGCTTGGAGCCATGAAGGAGATGATGTACAAGATTGCCGCGATGCAGCCGGTGGACATTGATCCCGCCACAATCCAAAAGCCCAAGAGGCGGAACGTGCGGATTAGCGACGACCCACAAAGCGTAGCCGCCCGGCACCGACGAGAAAGGATAAGCGAGAAAATCAGAATCCTCCAAAGACTCGTCCCCGGCGGCACCAAAATGGACACTGCCTCTATGCTGGACGAAGCCATTCGTTACGTGAAGTTCTTGAAACGACAAATTCGTTTGCTGCAATCAACGCAGCAGCACCCACAAGGCAGCAATGGAGGATTTGTGCCTGGATTTACATATGGAGGTAATTAA